Genomic segment of Panicum virgatum strain AP13 chromosome 2K, P.virgatum_v5, whole genome shotgun sequence:
CAAGAGATGGAGCGGGTGATGGAGGGCCTCACGGTACGACTGCACCAACCTCTGCGACTCTTCTGGGAACCGCAAGCGACTGCACCCTCCTCAAGCTCCCAGATGGCAGCACAATCAGATTCGGCAACATCAACTGGGGTGGTGTTCAGGGACATGTACACAAGATCCATCTGAAGATGAACCGTTGTTTGCCGCCCACCTTCCCTTAGTCGATGTCTCTGTTTCTGCTTGAGTACATGTCTCAGTTTTGGGCTAAAGTTTTCCTAGCGAGTTTCCAAAACTTCTTTCGCTGTACTGAACTGAAAACTGAACCTCCGTGCTTTGTTTCCTGGAAATAAAGCGGGAACCTCCTTGTctctaaaaaaaaaattatgcttCTTTTTTCTTCACATTCTCCCCCCGGCATAACTGCATTTGatctttttgaaattttgatcaACCAAGCAATGATTAGGGTTGGTGGTGCGTCCCTGTTCGATCATTTGCGTCATCCACATAGACCTGTCTCCAGCAATTTCTTGTCAGTCTTTGGTTGCCCTTGGCAAACACTGAAGTTTGGACAGCTGGACTTGGAGCTTCTGGtggacaaaaaaaaacttcagtTCAGCCTTCCAGAGGCGGACGCATGATTCGGAACTGCTAGGATACTTGTTTACTGTCATCCATCTACATACAGCAGCAGAGAAAAGAATGTTAAGATCAAACTGTTACACGCGATTGATATAACTTATTAATGATTCAAAAACTGAAGATAATAATCTGAGTGTGTAATCCACTGAGAAAAGCAAGACGCAGTTAAGACCAAATCATTCGAATGATCGCCGAAAGCTTTGTCCTAACAAAGTATGTGTCTTTTGATCGATTTTGGACAGACATCACAAAAAGCGCTCAAATGATGTGACATTGACCACTCACACACAAGTGGATTGTTCAGTGTCACCAACTTCTGATCATGCTGTTGCCGAATGCCAGAACATAGGCAGTCGAAAATCTGTGTAGTGTAGTCCATGGGATGTCTCGGGAGGTGACCATCTACGTCTTGACTCATCATAAACTGCTCCAAAAGACGTGAAAATGTTGGTGCGATTTCAGTACTCCTGCAGGGAGATTGATGCAGGCCTGCCCTGTAAAAAGTGAGGAAGTGCTTGGCGCGATGGCTTTTCATCAGCTGATACACTGACTGCAGCATGGAGCCATGGAGGCAGCGCCATTAGCAACTCGGCACTCAAGCAACGACACAACATGAACATCCAGAATGACAAAGGACTATGATCATTGCACAACGACGCATGTGCTATGTCTGAATGATTGGATAAGGCCGGTACGAGCCAACAGATGTGATAACGACTGGGGAGATCTGGATCATCCGAAGTAGACGGTTTTGAAGTCCATGTTCCAGTACTGGCGATATCTCTAAGAGTCACTCTTGTTTTGCAACCAGATGTTTGTAAACGCCTGAATTCATCCCAAATCTCACAATTCAGCCGGATCCTCTTTGAAACTAGAACAATACCTGCAACCACGCAACCATGCCAGTGCCTAAGGCTCTCTGATGCAGCAGTAGAGCTGCTCTGCTGCATCAGTAGGAAGTGTccatgacaggtgggcccactCCATGTCACATTAGATGGAGAGACTAGAGAGCAAGCGTCAAGCATGTGCTCGTGGGCGCCATGCACAACCTTCACAGCTCATAGTTTTTCGACCGAGTAACAGAAAAGGGGATTGGGATGAGCGAAGGAAGCATCTCCAGGTCAGGAGGATGCGAGCTACCATAGGCTCATCGATCCTGCCGTTGCTTTCACTTCACTTCAAAGCTTTGGTTCCCTGCTGGCCTGCAGCCATAGGCTGTCAATGCTTGCAAGTTGTTGTAAGGACTTACCATAAGATAATCTTCATTAATGTGAGGTAATGAAGGTCAGGGTAAGCATTTGTGGACAGACAgcattttgcaactaaacacagccgaaAGGCATTTTATTAACTGACAACATCCAAAGGCACCTTTCTTCTTGCCTGGAGACTTGAGGGCAGAGTGCAGTACAACACATGAATGCTAAGGTGCTAACCTTAACACAAGTACAATTATACAAAACAAACTTGATTGCTCCATAATCCTAGGCTTCTAACTCCCTACTAAGCTCCTGAATTCTAACAGGAGAATGGACATTAGGAAGCTTGATATATACAGAACAACGACCTAATTAAGGCGCACACCACACCACATTTCAGACCCTAAAGATTCCACACACTAATTGACGATGGCTGAATGCCAGATAGCTAAATTTGACACCCTAATTCCACACCCGAAATGCAGAAACCTAAAATACCATACCCTAAACCTGAAATATCCAAACTTTCAACAGAAGATGGAATGGTAACAATTAAGCTTGACTGCTTTCAGATGCTGATGAGATCTCGAGTTGGGGACGATTGTGAGcttggttgctgctgctgctgctctttgGCTTCATCATTCAGTGCTACAACAGATCCAGACGACACTGGAGTATCAGGGGCGGCACCATCATCGCCACTGGGTACCTCATCTCCTTCTCCCTGCCTCATTGTCGGCTTGGGAAGCTCACTAAGCATCTGCACCACCTCCCGCATCGTAGGCCGCTGCACGCTCTGCTCCTCGACACAAAGCAGAGCGACATAGAAGACATGCATGACCTCATGCACCGGCACAGTTGAAAGCCTGGGGTCCATAATcttgatcacttgctccttgttCGAGTCCGTCATCGTCTTGACCCACTGGACTATGTCCACACCATCCCCAAACTCCCCTACCGGCTTCTTTCCAGTTACCAGCTCCAGAAGCACGACACCAAAGCTGTAGACATCGCTCTTCTCATCGACCTTGAGGGTATAAGCGTACTCTGTAAATCCAAAAAAAGGGGGTTAGTTAATTTGGCGAAATAGCTTCTCTACTCGGTGTAGTGGGCAATTCTAAATTTCTACATCTGAAGAAGTGaaacaaacatcagatataaaGCAGCAGTTCAGTGGGTAACCAGAATGACATAAGGCAATGCTATGTTTCATTAGCTAAACGTGACAGACATAATTAAATGGAGACAATTAGTAACAAGTAACAACACATTTGCATTGTAAGAACATCGCTAAGCATAGAAAATCAATAGCTGTATTCCCAATTTAAACAGCAGACAGCAAGAATTATCAAAACTCCTGTACTATAAGTAGTTCTGAAGAAATTGCAAACTGTCATGATGATATATAGATGCTTTACCTGGAGCAATATAGCCGTAGGATCCAGCAATGGCAGACATACATTGTGATGTGCCTGAATCCTGCAAGAACTTGGCCAGCCCAAAATCAGCAACATGCGCTTCAAAATCAGAGTCAAGCAGAATGTTGTTCGACTTCACATCACGATGTAGGATCGGTGGTGAGCAATCATGGTGTAGGTAGCTGAGACCCTTGGCAGCCTCCACAGAAATCTTATATCGAGTGTCCCAGTGGAGGTGGCCACCTTTCTTGCCATGGAGTAGCTCCCCCAGGCTCCCATTGGGCATGTACTCGTACACCAGGAGATTCGTCTCATTGTTCGAGCAAAAGCCAAGCAATCTCACGATGTACCGGTGCCGGATCCTCCCAAGTGTCTGTATCTCTGCAGAGAACCCATGGTCATGTGAGGATCCGCGGCTCATCGCCGAGAGCCGCTTTACTGCAACATGCTCGCCATCTGGCATTGTCCCCTTGTACACAATCCCAGCTCCACctttgccgatgatgttctcctCCTTCAAACTATCGAGCACATCATCACAGGTGAAATCGAGACGCTGGAACGCAGTGAGCCGCCACGCCCGCGCCTCACTGGCCTTCTTCAGTGACCGGGCCTTCAAGATTGCCATGGCAGCAAACGCAATGGAGCAGACCAGCAAGCCGAGGACGATGAGCAACTTGAAGGTATTGGACATGCCGCCATGGGTGTGTGTGCCACGGTCCTTGCCAGCACCACCGGAATGGCATGGTCCAAGGTACGGCCCGCACAAGCCCGGGTTGCCGACGAAGGACGTGGCATTGAAGTAACTGAACTGCCCGGTGGCCGGCACGAGCCCAGACAGGTTGTTGTACGAGAAGTCCACGGCCGTGAGGCTCTGCATTGCAGCAGTGGTTGCCGGTATTTCTCCATCCAGGTGGTTCCGGGACAGGTTCAGGTAGTTGAGTATCCGCATCCCGGAGATGGCCGGCGGTATCTCCCCAGACAGGTTGTTCCGGCTGAGGTCCAGGTAGGTGAGCAGCCGGCATTTCCCAATCTCCGGCGGCACGCCGCCGTGAAGCGCGTTGCCGCTCAGGTCAGCCTTGGACAGCTGCTGCAGGCGCCCAATCTCCGGCGGTATGGCGCCGGTGAACGCGTTCTGGTCCAGAAGCAATTTCTGCAAACCGGAGAAATTTCCAATGGACGCCGGCAGCGCGCCGGTGAGCTGGTTGTTGGAGAGAGTGATGGCCCCGAGATTGGACGCGCCGgtgcccgccaccgccgggaaGCCGCCGGACAGGAGGTTGTCCTGCAGCTCGACCTGCGTCAGATTCGGGAGCTCGAGGAGCCCTTCGGGGATGGAGCCGTTGAGGTAGTTCTCGCCGAGGCGGATGCGGGAGAGCGCCTTGCATTTCCCCAGCGACTCCGGGATTGAGCCGAAGAGGAAGTTGCCGAGCGCGATGAGCGTCTCCAGCTTGCCTCCGGCGCAGAGGTCCGGCGGGAGGGTGCCGGTGAGCTTGTTCGAGGAGAGGTCGACGAGCTGGAGGCGACCATTGcggccgaggcggcgcgggatgCCGCCGGTGAAGTTGTTCTCCCAGAGCTGCAGCACCTCGAGGCTGGGCAGGTCGCCGACGAGCTCGGGGATGCTCCCCCTGAGCTTGTTCCGGAAGAGGTTGAGCAGAGTGAGGTTCTTGAGCGCCGCGAAGGTCGCCGGAATCTCGCCGGTGAGCGCGTTGTTGGAGAGGTCGAGCGAGCTGAGGCTCTTGAgccggcccagctccggcgggaTGCCTCCGGTGAGCCCGTTCACCTGCAGGAACAGCGTGTCGAGGTTCGCGAGGTTCCCGAGCTCCGGCGGGATCTCCCCGGAGAGCCCGCAGTTGGCCGCGTCCAGGCGGACGAGGTCCGTCATGTTGCCGAGCTCCGGCGGTATGCCCCCGGAGTAGCTGTTGAAGTAGCCGATGTAGAGCTCCTTGAGGCTGGTGAGGTTGCCGAGCTCCGGCGGGATCTTCCCGGACAGCTCGTTCCCGGAGACGGCGAGGTACTGCAGCCTGCCCCAGCGGCCGTACTCGGGCGGGatctcgccggagaagaagttgccgccgaggtggaggtggcgcagcagcggcagcgccgCGACCTCGAGCGGGAGCGGACCGGTGAGGTTGTTGTTGTAGAGGTCGAGCACCCGGAGCGCGCGCaggcgcgccagcggcggcgggaaggTGCCGTTGAGCACGTTGTTGGAGAGGTTGAGGTGGGTGAGGGATCCGAGCCGGGCCAGCGCCGCCGGGATGGGGCCCGAGAGCGCGttggcggcgaggtcgagccgCGCGAGGTGCGCCAGCCGGGAGAGCGCCGCCGGGACGGGGCCCGAGAGGTTGCGGCCGGTGAGGTCGAGCCCGATGACCGCCGCGCGCGCGTTGCACGTCACGCCGGCCCACgcgcacggggcggcggcggcggcgctcgccgtccAGGACGCCAGTGCGCCGGCCGGGTCCGCGagcgccgccttcgccgccagCAGCGCGTCCGCATCCGCGTTGCCGCCGGCAGCcacggaagcggcggcggcgaggaggagggggagcaggaggtggtggaggcgcGTCGGCATTGGGGGCGTGGCGGCTGCGGCCTCCGTCGGGGAGAGTGGAAACAAGGGAGTGAGGCCGCGAGAAAGGGGAGAGCTTTACGATAGGCTGCTCCTTCTTGGAAGCACGGCAACACACCCACACACCTACTCGCTAGGCAGCTAGTGTCTATGAAAAAGGCATGTGAGGGTTTGTTGGATTCTctgatttcttttattttcttcgaAGAAACttgtcttcttcttttttttgaaaaaaaaaaaactgaacttGTCTTTTGTTTCAAGGTTGGTTGGGGTTGGCTTTGTGTGgggattttcttttcttttttgggatGGGACAGGTGTGGTTTGTTAGTCGCAGTGGATTTTTGTTCATGGAAAAGTTGCTTTCCTGGTTGATTATGCTCTAATAGCTTTTCTCCTGTGTTGATGGTGTGTATTGCCACTGATGATGTGTTGTTGCTTGTTACTAGCAACTTGAAGAGCTCTGCTAGATGTTGCCACTGTATCAGCCTATCAGGCGTGTCTTGGGCGAACCAGACGACATGGACGCCCATTTTGGGGACCTTGATCAGCGTTGATGCTCACAGTAACCAAAGTTTTTTTGTATTGCTAATTCTCTGTCAGAGCGTTCGGTTTGCTATTATTCTTCTCCGAGCGGCGTCCATCTCCATGAGACCATGGACCATGGCAGCAGCGTGCGTGGTCCAAGACCGCTCGGGGatgaggccgtgtttagatccaagcacaaaaatttttgcgttggaatctttttaatttaaagtactaaatgcagtctatttataattttttttacagatgaattgtaaatcgcgagacgaatctaatgaatgcTAATTCACACACATCTACtcccatgttttttttttgataatgaCATCTACTCagccatgtttagttctcaaaaaat
This window contains:
- the LOC120661418 gene encoding leucine-rich repeat receptor-like serine/threonine-protein kinase BAM1, whose amino-acid sequence is MPTRLHHLLLPLLLAAAASVAAGGNADADALLAAKAALADPAGALASWTASAAAAAPCAWAGVTCNARAAVIGLDLTGRNLSGPVPAALSRLAHLARLDLAANALSGPIPAALARLGSLTHLNLSNNVLNGTFPPPLARLRALRVLDLYNNNLTGPLPLEVAALPLLRHLHLGGNFFSGEIPPEYGRWGRLQYLAVSGNELSGKIPPELGNLTSLKELYIGYFNSYSGGIPPELGNMTDLVRLDAANCGLSGEIPPELGNLANLDTLFLQVNGLTGGIPPELGRLKSLSSLDLSNNALTGEIPATFAALKNLTLLNLFRNKLRGSIPELVGDLPSLEVLQLWENNFTGGIPRRLGRNGRLQLVDLSSNKLTGTLPPDLCAGGKLETLIALGNFLFGSIPESLGKCKALSRIRLGENYLNGSIPEGLLELPNLTQVELQDNLLSGGFPAVAGTGASNLGAITLSNNQLTGALPASIGNFSGLQKLLLDQNAFTGAIPPEIGRLQQLSKADLSGNALHGGVPPEIGKCRLLTYLDLSRNNLSGEIPPAISGMRILNYLNLSRNHLDGEIPATTAAMQSLTAVDFSYNNLSGLVPATGQFSYFNATSFVGNPGLCGPYLGPCHSGGAGKDRGTHTHGGMSNTFKLLIVLGLLVCSIAFAAMAILKARSLKKASEARAWRLTAFQRLDFTCDDVLDSLKEENIIGKGGAGIVYKGTMPDGEHVAVKRLSAMSRGSSHDHGFSAEIQTLGRIRHRYIVRLLGFCSNNETNLLVYEYMPNGSLGELLHGKKGGHLHWDTRYKISVEAAKGLSYLHHDCSPPILHRDVKSNNILLDSDFEAHVADFGLAKFLQDSGTSQCMSAIAGSYGYIAPEYAYTLKVDEKSDVYSFGVVLLELVTGKKPVGEFGDGVDIVQWVKTMTDSNKEQVIKIMDPRLSTVPVHEVMHVFYVALLCVEEQSVQRPTMREVVQMLSELPKPTMRQGEGDEVPSGDDGAAPDTPVSSGSVVALNDEAKEQQQQQPSSQSSPTRDLISI